Below is a genomic region from Henckelia pumila isolate YLH828 chromosome 3, ASM3356847v2, whole genome shotgun sequence.
CTATCCATTAATAACACCAATAACACCCTCCACATTATCAAAAGTCATGGATCCCACTGTTAATAACACATCCTTCTTTCCACCCACAATCCTATTAACATTAACACTCATTATTTATGGGTCCCACATTCCACTCaacattataaaattattttatactaaataaattcattttctttacattttataatatatttataattataatattatattttaagttttaatttaattaattttaaaaataaataaaatcattttaatatatttattcaatacacgaaattattaaattcaaatgcaacaataactttaaaaaaataacaattcaaagaaattaaaaataaaaaatacaatattAATTCACGGATTCATGTTGTTGCAATTCCCCCAGATATGCTCCACTAAGTCCGCGCGAAGTTGGTGATGAACTTGAGTGTCACGTAGTTCTGAATTTGTCCGAAGATAATCCTGAAAGCCTCGGTTGGATCCTAGGATAGGTTGTGCAAGTTCATCCGCTTCATCGTTGTACCAATCTATCACGTGACCTCCTTCGTCCTCAATAATCATGTTATGCAAAATAATGCATGCTAAcattatttgttttaattttttcctATACCAATAGCGAGCTGGGCCTCTGACAATCGCCCATCGAGATTGGAGCACACCAAATGCCCGCTCGACATCTTTTCTTGCAGATTCCTGTCTTTCCTTAAACAACTTTCTCTTGGGATCCTCCGGGCAAGGAAAAGCCTTAACGAAAGTAGCCCACTCGGGATATATTCCATCTGTTAAATAATAACCTTTCGTATATGTAGTGCCGTTCACCGTGAAATTAACCTCCGGTGCATTTCCTTGCAAGACGTTGTTGAATATTGGAGATTCATATAACACGTTGATATCGTTGCGTGAACCGGCGACCCCAAAGAAGGCATGCCAAATCCACAAGTCATGAGACGCGACCGCCTCTAGCACAATTGTTGGTGACCCATGTCCCCTTGTAAATTGACCTTTCCAAGCAATCGGACAATTTTTCCATTTCCAATGCATACAATCAAGGCTACCCAACATGCCAGGAAAGCCGTGTCTGTCATCATGCATTTGAAGAAGACGTTGAACATCATCAGCATTTGGTCTTCTTAAGTACCTATCACCAAATATTTCAACCAAGTATTCACAAAACTTGAAAAGACACCTGATGGCCGTGGATTCACCCATACGTAGGTACTCATCAAGATGATCTGCAGGGACTCCGTAAGCTAGTTGACGAATCGCAGCGGTGCATTTTTGTAGTGGTGACAACCCTTTTCTTCGCACAGCATCTTCCCTTTGTTGAAAAAACGTCGAATGATTCTCTAAGGCAGTCACTATGCGAAGGAATAACTCTCTTCGCATTCGAAACCGTCTTCGAAATATTCCATCATGATACACCGGGTTTGTAGAGAAATAATCATTGACGAGCCTCTCATGACCGGCTTCACGATTTCTTTGGATGAACCTCCTTCTTCTGCGTGTTTCTCTCCTCTGATATGCTTCCATAACTTGTTGGTGTTGTTGAAGTACCATTAACATCAGATCTTCTACTGGATCATCATCTTGCTCATCGATTTGAACATGTACTTCTTCTTCGCTTGTCGAACTGGAACTTGACCTAGAACTGTCTGTGGAATGAGACATTTTCGGAGGAAATATATTGTTGTATATGTGTTTGTGAAAGTTATCTTAGTGAAATGCAAATATCTTAGCACAATGTGTCTATATATAAAGGATATCTTGCAACGACTAGTTTCCAACGGCTATTTTGCAACGATTAGATTCTAACGGCTAGTTTGCAACGGATAGTTTCTAACGACTATTTTGCAAAAATAGTTTAATACATTCATCAACTTTTTCAAATTGTATACTTTAATAtatattctttatttttatattattttaataaaaaaagtcTCAAAAATTGATTATAGTAGATACCTAACGTGGCTTGCATTCTTAGAGAATCCACATAACTTGAGCAATCCAACAACTTTAATAATTATACCAATTCCACcatattttctttccttttttgttTAGCCGTGTCTTTTATCAAACTCATTTTGCTTCAAAGATTAGATTATTTGCTTAGcaccatatatttatatatctttgaaatctattaattaactcaatatgttttgaaaatataattttgtttatttCGAAAAAAGTTGTaagttgattttatttgtaatctAATAAGTCAAGTTGTTGGATAATTAGACATTTGATATTACTACTTTGTAATGACTAGTTTTCAaagttgataaaaattttaaatcacgATAATTGGAACCACACTAATTAAAAATTACAATCACTCGAAAccacaataattaaaaattacaatCACTCGGAAATACTACATTACAATCACTCGAAAATACAATAACTAAACAATACAAATACTTCGAAATGCAATAATTAAACAATACAATCAATCGAAATGCGCAAACAGTTTATATATTCCAACTGGACCTGATATCCTTGCACAAACATTCATGTATGATAAGTTGCTCAGTAGTCATTTCCGAGGTGTCTTTGTTCAAGATCTCGTACTCCTTCAACCTCAATCGACGATTCTTTGCTTCTGCATTGGACAAGGAAGTTTTTGCCTTAATCTCCTCAACTTCAAGTTGTTTTTGTTTCAGATCGACTTCAGACTTCTTTACGTTTGTGTACTCATTGAACTTTGAAAAAATACTGTTATAGTTTACTGTCAGATCCTCCATGGTCGATTTGACTTTGTCTTTTCCCTTTCTTTTTGTTGCCTTCCTACCCATTGGACGATTATCTTCGTCATCTATGTCTACGCTCACATTTTGGTTGGAAGATGTGTTGCTTGCTCCTGACTCAGAGGTCCTAGTCTTCTTTGTGGCCACAAAGTGATCATCGGATTGTGGAGTAAACATTGGACGATCTTTAACAATTCTCCACACATGCTCGAGGTTGAACGCAACACCATTGTGTTCTTCGCGATATTTTTCATACGCAAACCTCAATATGTCTTCATCACTGTGACCACTGCGATATAAACTGTAAATACTATTGTAATTTGCGTTGAATAGATTTACCTTCTTCTGGATTGTGTTGTGCCAATGTGACCGTATAACATTAGTTTTTATGCTGTTTGAACCTGCAGGACGATTGTCATTGTAGTAGCTTGCGACACGTCCCCAAAATGCATCTGCCTTCTGGTCATTGCCGATTATTGGATCATCACTGATTGTGACAAAACTTCTGGCCAAGACCTCATCTTCAACCTTTGTCCAAGTCGAACGCTTTCTCGTACCCTCAGCATTCGGAATCGTTTTTTCTAaattcaccacctcgattggggaTTCACGATCGGACAGTTGAGTCTCTGGGACAAAAGTCGGAGATGCAGGTTCAGTCGGCATCGAAGATGAAAAATGCGTACCAGTTGTGTATGGGGTACCAAAGCCTTGAAGAACTGGCGGCGTGAATGGTGTATGACTCGTGTTTTGCCAATATTCGGCTGGAAGCGGTTGTGGTGGACCTCTGGAGGTATAATTCGGATGGctcataaaatttccaaatcatgGGAAATTTTGAACGTTTTGTGGAGGAAACTGCATATTTGGAAATGGATGTGGATATTGATGAGTTGGTGGAATTTGTGGATTTTGGGAAGATGCATTTTCTTGCGAGTTTTGTGTAGAATTTAACAAATATGTAAGATATGCCCTCGTATTTTCATCCATTTCggatagaaaataatatttcagaAAAGAGTAAGAAAGATATAGGAGAGAATGAAAGTAGAATTGAAGAGTGTTGGAAGTGGAATGAATTTTGGTGTTAGCATTGAAGGGTATTTATAGATGAAAATTCTAACTAGccgttataatttatttatttatttatttttttatattaaaaataaaataaattaaataacaaaaaaaaagtttCCGTTAAAAAATGCACTAGTTTGACACAATCTGacaaataattgaatatattaccgttatttattattatttaaatttaaaaaattaaaaaaaaattaaaaaaaaataaagtaatgCAGGTGCAGACGCATGGGGCCCGCGTCTGCACCTGCACACTCTCTTTCTGGCGCGTGCAAGCACGTGCCAGAAAGAAAGTGATGGGGCGTGCAAGCACGCCCCATtacattcaaaaaaaaaaaaagaaaggaagatGGGCGTTCACAACTGTTAACGCCCATCTTCTCTCTCTTGTGGGTGGGTGTTAATAACACCCACCCACAATGCTATGAACACCCACATGTTGAATACCCCACAATGTTATGGAGGTGTATTCAAGGAAAGAGAAATAATGACTTGTAATGATTTTTGTAGAGTTTAAAAGTTTAGATGTATTCAATTTAAACTTTTATATACTCTACAAAAGTCTAGGGGTATTCAACATGAAATTTTATAGAGTTTAAAAAATCATGTGGCATTCAAACTTGACTTTTTAAAACTCTATAAAATTCTATAGATATCCAAAATGTCAATAAATCTCCATTGACTTCTATTAAATTCTTTAGTACACATTTTTAAACTTTAGGTACAACTATGAAATGCAAAAAATTCTCCACCACTCATGCCAAAGATTTTTAGAGATTTCTAATTATAAAAACCATTATTTAATTTCTCCAAACATAAAAAACAGATTTATCtcttattattaaaattatataaaaacattaaaataaaatcatgaaaacattttaaataataaatttcgtTAATTGCTATTATTTTATCTAATCTAAAATCTATTTTATCTAATCTAAAATCCGTACGTTAATTgctattattaataatatacgTTAATTGCTATTACGTTAACAAAAATATTCTCTATTTACGTTAGCAATTATACAACGTATAGTAATAAtagatattatattatattctaCAGTTTATCttacattttttataatttaattttaaattatattatttatctattttttagTCGGTTAAATGCTaataatttgtaataaaagAGTATTACTTCACCGGATAATCGTGTTGTTATGTATTAACAATGTTAATATAATttgcattttaaaaaaaaattcttttgtttTGCAATGTGTTaaagaatttttttgaaatttatgatATGTTTGTTTGATGGATTCATAGCAAATAATTTTCGTAAACATATCTcgattattataatttaaaataaacatattgtgatagataaatttattatattcgTCGAtacattataattttaaaaagtttgTACTTGTTTGTACATACTTGACTATCTCTATTTTCAATACCGTTCAAGTTATAAAATCTATAGAATTCCATTTAAAAAATGTTCATGAAAGTCTGTCAAAAAAGTCTGCAGGAATCCATAGAATTCTTTTTACAATTCTGTGACATtctataaaagtcaataaaaatcTAGCCACTCCACAAAAGTCTGTCATTTTTAAAAGTCACTGAAAGTCATTAAAAGTCTGGATTGAATACACCCTACTTAGTTTTTGGGGGCTCTATTTCGTAGCTTTGAGGTATATTTCGAAAGTTAcgttttgaatttgaggatttttggttATTTCGAATTTATATAACTGATATATGATTATTTGTTGGTTGTAGATGCTATATTTGAGCCGATTGGAGATATTGATCGAATTTTCTATTTTTCGagaatttattttgaattttcagaatatatatatataggattcccgaattattgagttgaattattgaataTTTGGGTCTTGGATGCCTTAGAATTAGCATATAAAAGTTctggaatttaattttcatttttccgAAATTTCAGAAATTGAATTTGGGCATTCTCGACCCTAAGATTGTATATTTGAATTGTTTggaaattgatatatatatgttaggATTGACATGAATGATAATTGTCACAGGTTTGAAATAATTAGGAACACACCGAGTTTTTAAGAATTATTATTTGACAATCGAGTTAACCAAACaatcctcaaattcaaaacctaACTTTTACACTGTTAAACTGTTGACAAAGAAAACCCGAAAAAACCCTTTCATTTCCACAGACCATCGTCCATCGTTCTTGCTTCTCTCCCTCCCCTGTTCTTTAACCCTAACTTTCGAAACTTAAAACGGAGAATCTGCATCAATGATGAGAAATCGATAATCATGAGAGGTAATTCTCCGTTTTCGTTTGTTTTTAGTTGTGATTTTTTGGTGGATTTAAACCTCTTTCTTTAATAAACATTCTAGTTTTCCAAAATATGTTATTATTGTGATTTTTCGTTCTGTAGACTGTGACTCTAGGCGCCCGTCAATGGAAGCATATAGTGGTTAATTTAGTTAAGTAATGGTTTATGTTGATTACTGATTTGTGAGgggaaaaaaaagaattttCCTGCCTTAGTTCGTGTGGTTCGGTATTAATAGGGAAATCTGTGGGTATCATTTCAGATCGATTTTGCTAATTTGGGTTCGATCCATTCAGTTATAACACTAGGAATGTTGTGCGCTTTTGTAAACCAACATCTACAAATAGGAGAAGAAGTGGAAGGAAAAATAAACGCAAATCTTCCTTCAACTTACGTTTTTATGAAAATGGATTGCAGTTTAGTTTCCGGTTGAGGCTCTACCAAAAGATATATCTGTCACTCATTTGTCTTGGAGAAGCAATTTTTTAAGTGGAcaagaaaaataattcaaagcaGAAATGAATTCATCATTTCAAGGAGCAAATACGGCAATGAAGGTGCATAGACATCTTCTAAAAGATGTTAGGAAACatgttggaaaaaaaaaatgcaaggcCCATTTCACTGATTTTATCGAGAAGGAATTTAGGAAGAATATCAGCTTTGAGGAGTCAAGGAACTTGAAGTTTGCCAGTGATTACACCTTCTATCTTAACAGTGTCCACCATCACAAGGTGATTATTTCTGACTTCTTCACCAATGATAATCCTGTTGTCGGTCGGCTTTCTGTTcgtaataaatttatatactaATATTTTGTGGTAACTGATTATAAGAAGAATAATTGATGCTATATATGATTGAAGAACAATTAACATTTAATATATAGTTTATGCATgagttataatatttttgttgtATGTTGTTTGATCATTCTAATTACCTGTAACCgaattattttttgttgtttgtgACTATAAATTTTTGAGCATTTGTGAGTACTCGATCTTTCCTATTgccttttttgaatttttgtgcCTCTAATATTTGTTTGTAGCTTTGTTATATAACAAGTTAACATCGAAAATATTTCGCTACATAAGAAACTAAAcaattttttattgaaatttacTTTTTGGGGCTTTTACAGATCATGCATTGGCTTGAAAGTTTGATAAATTATGATTCAATTGTGAACTTCATACTTGATTTGATTTGGCACTGCATTAAGTATATCTTTGGTGGTTCATTTGTAGGCTAATTGGTGGGAAAAGATATGCAActtcttaaatatttttttgattcaGTGCCATATTAAAATCAATAGTGAGACTAAACATAATATTCCATGTTTGAGGCTTTATTCATCTTTATTAATATTTGAATGTAGGACAAATTATTGCTAAATTTTTTGTTTCTAGTTTTTTACCATTTCGAAATCGGTTTATTGATAGAATTTATTGTTGTCATACAACATTGCGGTGGATAGGACATATgagatgaaaaaaaatatattagggAAATCTGCTGCATTTATGGACCTCAATCTTCTTGATGCGAGGGGTGGGCATTTAGTGTCGGATTTCGGGTACCCGACCATAGTTGTCAAAGGCGAGCGCCTCTCGCTGCGCCTGGGATCAGCAATTCACTAAGGCGAGCCCAGGCGCAG
It encodes:
- the LOC140890022 gene encoding protein ANTAGONIST OF LIKE HETEROCHROMATIN PROTEIN 1-like; its protein translation is MSHSTDSSRSSSSSTSEEEVHVQIDEQDDDPVEDLMLMVLQQHQQVMEAYQRRETRRRRRFIQRNREAGHERLVNDYFSTNPVYHDGIFRRRFRMRRELFLRIVTALENHSTFFQQREDAVRRKGLSPLQKCTAAIRQLAYGVPADHLDEYLRMGESTAIRCLFKFCEYLVEIFGDRYLRRPNADDVQRLLQMHDDRHGFPGMLGSLDCMHWKWKNCPIAWKGQFTRGHGSPTIVLEAVASHDLWIWHAFFGVAGSRNDINVLYESPIFNNVLQGNAPEVNFTVNGTTYTKGYYLTDGIYPEWATFVKAFPCPEDPKRKLFKERQESARKDVERAFGVLQSRWAIVRGPARYWYRKKLKQIMLACIILHNMIIEDEGGHVIDWYNDEADELAQPILGSNRGFQDYLRTNSELRDTQVHHQLRADLVEHIWGNCNNMNP
- the LOC140890023 gene encoding glutathione S-transferase T3-like, giving the protein MPTEPASPTFVPETQLSDRESPIEVVNLEKTIPNAEGTRKRSTWTKVEDEVLARSFVTISDDPIIGNDQKADAFWGRVASYYNDNRPAGSNSIKTNVIRSHWHNTIQKKVNLFNANYNSIYSLYRSGHSDEDILRFAYEKYREEHNGVAFNLEHVWRIVKDRPMFTPQSDDHFVATKKTRTSESGASNTSSNQNVSVDIDDEDNRPMGRKATKRKGKDKVKSTMEDLTVNYNSIFSKFNEYTNVKKSEVDLKQKQLEVEEIKAKTSLSNAEAKNRRLRLKEYEILNKDTSEMTTEQLIIHECLCKDIRSSWNI